A single Anopheles funestus chromosome 2RL, idAnoFuneDA-416_04, whole genome shotgun sequence DNA region contains:
- the LOC125765933 gene encoding cytochrome P450 4c21-like produces MALQLVLLYIIAALALATLVCVRWKRRKLYAAAATMDGPPCLPLVGHVYLIFGKRSGEDILQVLDRYAPRYKSPVGIWMGPQLIVGIKDNPDYFQTVMNSPHMLNKMDQYNFFRIVNGLFAAPDHAWKNERKLLNRSFSPMMLSSFVDTFNDKDFIMVENLRKFAGNGEIDLHLYIAKCTIDSIFGTAFGKDLNTQGHDGADEYLHCLDTFFSLVFKRMLHVERYPESIYRLTKDYELESNCVNIIRNMSLDLIKELKEKSKQAKVTSSKEAAYEGKPALNFAENLFDLAENNPSLTDDHIKDHVDTMIVAGHDTTATTMSNLLLMLAMHPEVQELVYQEVMSVCPDKTKPVTMEDANNLVYTEMVCKETMRLFPVGPLIGRKCVADVKLDDKHTIPAGCCVALGIYQIHRDPSIWGPDSGKFNPDHFLPEKVAERHPYAYLPFSGGPRNCIGIRYAWLSMKILIAHLVRNYRFKTSLKMEDLNIKFAIILRITNGCLVSIEDRSCSPV; encoded by the exons ATGGCACTGCAGTTGGTGCTTTTGTACATTATCGCGGCATTGGCATTGGCCACTTTGGTGTGCGTGCGGTGGAAGCGTCGGAAACTGTATGCCGCGGCGGCAACCATGGATGGGCCACCGTGTTTGCCATTGGTTGGTCATGTGTATCTAATCTTCGGTAAAAGAAGTGGAG AAGACATTCTACAAGTGCTAGACCGTTACGCTCCCAGATATAAATCTCCGGTTGGTATTTGGATGGGACCGCAACTGATCGTCGGTATCAAGGATAATCCCGATTACTTCCAAACGGTTATGAATTCACCGCATATGCTAAATAAGATGGATCAGTACAACTTTTTCCGGATTGTTAATGGTCTTTTTGCTGCTCCAG ATCATGCTtggaaaaacgaaagaaaattgCTCAACCGATCGTTCAGCCCGATGATGTTGTCCAGCTTTGTCGATACGTTCAATGATAAAGACTTCATCATGGTGGAAAATCTTCGCAAATTTGCTGGAAATGGAGAAATCGATTTGCATTTGTACATTGCTAAATGTACAATTGATTCCATATTTG GGACTGCTTTCGGTAAGGACCTCAACACCCAAGGTCACGACGGTGCTGATGAGTATTTGCATTGCTTAGACACCTTTTTCTCGCTTGTATTCAAGCGTATGCTTCACGTGGAACGCTATCCCGAAAGCATCTATCGTCTTACGAAGGATTACGAACTTGAGTCGAACTGTGTGAACATTATCAGAAACATGTCATTGGACCTGATAAAGGAactgaaagaaaaatcaaaacaggCAAAAGTCACATCGAGCAAAGAAGCAGCATACGAAGGCAAGCCGGCACTTAATTTCGCGGAGAATCTTTTCGATCTGGCGGAAAACAATCCTTCCTTAACTGACGATCACATCAAGGATCACGTCGATACCATGATCGTGGCTGGTCATGATACTACCGCTACCACCATGTCGAACCTGCTGCTCATGTTGGCCATGCATCCGGAAGTACAGGAGCTGGTCTATCAGGAGGTAATGAGTGTGTGTccggacaaaacaaaaccggtgACGATGGAGGACGCAAACAACCTAGTCTACACGGAGATGGTGTGCAAGGAAACGATGCGTCTATTTCCCGTGGGTCCATTAATAGGCAGAAAGTGTGTCGCAGATGTCAAACTGGACG ATAAACACACTATTCCTGCCGGATGCTGTGTAGCACTGGGGATCTACCAAATACATCGTGATCCTTCGATCTGGGGTCCGGACTCTGGAAAATTCAATCCCGATCACTTTCTCCCTGAAAAGGTGGCCGAACGACACCCGTACGCATATCTTCCGTTTAGTGGTGGACCACGGAACTGTATCGGCATCCGATACGCGTGGCTATCGATGAAGATTCTTATTGCTCATCTCGTACGAAACTATCGCTTTAAAACTTCGCTCAAGATGGAGGACCTAAACATAAAGTTCGCCATCATTTTAAGAATTACGAATGGTTGTCTCGTATCGATAGAGGATCGCAGTTGTAGTCCGGTATAA
- the LOC125765934 gene encoding cytochrome P450 4g15-like, whose protein sequence is MFASVAVVITLALLVLYWIVWRLKSWKHYKLLTDLSGPRDYPLLGSAHLFFGKSTEEQFRCILDISKTYQSPCRIWLGPKLFVFIDNADDLQTVLNSPHCLEKADVYRFFQCETGLFSAPANIWRVHRKHLSPCFNAKILASFVSIFNAKSAILVDQLVLHVNEEKLFNVYEYIAKCTLDMVCATTLGTNMNLQNEKGDEYIGAIERASELLNHRLYKVWLHPEWIYRLTSYYKIQQECYATAYKMSRAVLALKSDELAEIKNRAGMKNSKPKTEKQTEVEYRKPQIYIDQLFRLAKETGVFDERAIRDEIDTIILGGNETSALTLSHVVLMLAIHQDVQQRVYEEIVSTLGDSVGEVENDHLSRLTYMEMVLKETMRLFPVGPIIARQCTEDTKISKTTIPSGVTVVLGIFNVQRSEAHWGAAANTFDPDNFLPERNAHRHPYCFLPFSAGPRNCIGYKYGLMSMKVMLCHLLTAYRFTTDLTMAQLVLKLDITLKIANKHLVRIVRR, encoded by the exons ATGTTCGCGTCGGTGGCTGTTGTGATAACGCTAGCTTTATTGGTTTTATATTGGATCGTTTGGCGGTTGAAAAGCTGGAAACACTACAAACTATTAACGGATTTAAGTGGTCCGCGTGACTATCCCCTACTCGGTAGTGCGCATCTGTTCTTTGGAAAGAGCACTGAGGAACAGTTTCGGTGTATACTGGATATTAGTAAAACTTATCAATCACCATGTCGGATCTGGCTCGGTCCGAAGCTGTTTGTCTTCATCGACAATGCGGACGATTTGCAAACCGTGCTAAACTCACCGCATTGTCTCGAGAAGGCAGACGTGTATCGGTTTTTCCAGTGTGAAACGGGACTGTTTTCTGCACCGGCTAACATTTGGCGGGTACACCGTAAGCATCTTAGTCCTTGCtttaatgcaaaaatattgGCCAGTTTTGTGTCAATCTTCAATGCTAAAAGTGCCATCTTAGTGGATCAGCTAGTGTTGCATGTGAACGAAGAGAAACTTTTCAACGTGTACGAGTACATTGCCAAGTGCACATTGGATATGGTTTGTG CTACAACGCTAGGTACCAACATGAATCTCCAGAATGAGAAAGGGGATGAGTACATTGGGGCTATTGAAAG AGCATCAGAATTGTTAAACCATCGACTGTACAAGGTGTGGCTTCATCCGGAGTGGATCTACCGTCTAACGTCGTACTACAAAATTCAACAAGAATGCTATGCAACGGCCTACAAAATGTCGCGCGCAGTGCTTGCCTTGAAAAGTGACGAACTGGCAGAAATTAAAAACCGTGCCGGGATGAAAAATTCTaaaccaaaaacggaaaaacaaacggaagtCGAATATCGAAAGCCACAAATTTATATCGATCAGCTATTTAGACTTGCAAAAGAAACGGGCGTTTTTGATGAGCGTGCGATCAGAGATGAAATCGATACGATCATACTGGGAGGGAACGAAACGTCAGCACTAACACTGTCACACGTTGTCCTGATGCTGGCCATACATCAGGATGTGCAGCAACGGGTGTATGAAGAGATTGTGTCAACGCTTGGTGACTCCGTCGGCGAGGTGGAAAATGATCATCTTTCCCGGCTAACGTACATGGAAATGGTACTGAAGGAAACTATGCGCCTTTTCCCCGTCGGTCCAATCATCGCCCGCCAATGCACGGAAGATACGAAGATTT CTAAGACAACTATCCCGAGTGGTGTGACGGTAGTACTGGGGATCTTCAACGTTCAGCGCAGTGAAGCACACTGGGGTGCGGCGGCAAATACGTTCGATCCGGACAATTTCCTACCAGAGCGCAACGCACACCGACATCCGTACTGTTTTCTTCCGTTCAGTGCAGGGCCGCGCAACTGCATTGGCTACAAGTACGGGTTAATGTCGATGAAGGTAATGCTGTGCCATTTGCTTACGGCGTACAGGTTTACGACGGACCTCACGATGGCACAGTTAGTGCTAAAGCTAGACATTACGCTCAAGATTGCCAACAAACACTTGGTTCGCATCGTACGACGGTAG